In Verrucomicrobiia bacterium, a single genomic region encodes these proteins:
- a CDS encoding cytochrome P450: MSESVSAPRSTAPSETPVSLIPIEQMPGPPPMPFVGWRGNLFSFLADPIAYMSRAQREYGDLFLFVRGRRGMVFGIGAEYNQQFLSDAGTFANVGITFQGPKNSSQWRLGLTLLNMNAEQHRRARQVVAAPFYTKEIVKYVPSVKAMTGRLIAGWKPGETKDICAEMKTLIKQIAADILFGLEDDPTAFDVADSFDAWHHMSNSASVRVLRWNTPLTPYGRLLRYAEKLEAKVRLMIAKRRAKGLEGGNDVLSLLLSAHDAPEPRLSDDELIGLTGFVFNASFETTAHALTWTFFLLAQHPEEAARLHEELQGLEDDAWEKIAALPYLDAVLKESMRLFPPPVYSYRVCTKDVKVGPYLLPKGTPVFHSHYLTHRSPQVFEDPKRFRPERWESQQPSPFEYLPFGYGAHSCLGGALATMMMKIIVAMALKARRLQVVPDARIDRHVVVTLGVKRGMPMKVFEQDGRYENNAVPVRGNVHEMVKLERGTQA, translated from the coding sequence TTGTCCGAATCTGTGTCCGCCCCCAGGTCTACCGCGCCGTCCGAGACGCCTGTTTCCTTGATTCCCATCGAACAAATGCCGGGCCCGCCGCCCATGCCTTTTGTCGGATGGCGGGGAAACCTTTTTTCTTTTTTGGCCGACCCCATTGCCTACATGTCGCGGGCTCAGCGCGAGTACGGCGACCTTTTCCTTTTCGTGCGCGGCCGGCGCGGCATGGTCTTCGGCATCGGCGCCGAATACAACCAGCAATTTCTCAGCGACGCCGGGACTTTTGCGAATGTGGGCATCACGTTCCAGGGCCCGAAAAATTCTTCCCAGTGGCGGCTCGGCCTCACGCTCCTCAACATGAACGCCGAGCAGCACCGCCGCGCGCGCCAGGTCGTGGCCGCGCCTTTTTATACCAAAGAAATCGTGAAATACGTTCCTTCCGTGAAGGCCATGACCGGCCGCCTGATCGCGGGCTGGAAGCCCGGCGAGACAAAAGACATCTGCGCGGAAATGAAAACGCTCATCAAGCAGATCGCGGCGGACATTCTTTTCGGCCTGGAAGACGATCCCACGGCCTTCGACGTGGCGGACAGTTTCGATGCGTGGCATCACATGAGCAATTCCGCGTCCGTCCGCGTCCTGCGCTGGAATACGCCGCTCACGCCGTACGGCCGGCTGCTGCGCTACGCGGAAAAACTCGAAGCCAAGGTGCGCCTCATGATCGCCAAGCGCCGCGCGAAAGGCCTCGAAGGCGGCAACGACGTGCTGTCGCTTCTTCTGAGCGCGCATGACGCGCCCGAGCCCCGGCTTTCGGACGACGAATTGATCGGTCTGACCGGCTTTGTGTTCAATGCCAGCTTCGAAACCACGGCGCATGCCCTGACGTGGACGTTTTTCCTGCTGGCACAGCATCCGGAAGAAGCCGCGCGGCTGCACGAAGAATTGCAGGGCCTCGAGGACGACGCGTGGGAAAAAATCGCGGCCCTTCCTTATCTCGACGCGGTCTTGAAGGAAAGCATGCGGCTTTTTCCGCCGCCGGTTTATTCCTACCGTGTATGCACGAAAGACGTGAAGGTCGGGCCCTATCTCCTTCCAAAAGGCACGCCGGTTTTTCACAGCCATTACCTCACCCACCGCTCACCGCAGGTCTTCGAGGATCCGAAGCGCTTCCGCCCCGAGCGCTGGGAATCCCAGCAGCCTTCGCCTTTCGAGTACCTGCCCTTCGGCTACGGCGCTCATTCGTGCCTGGGCGGGGCCCTGGCCACCATGATGATGAAGATCATCGTTGCAATGGCCTTGAAAGCCCGGCGCCTGCAGGTCGTTCCGGACGCGCGCATCGACCGGCATGTGGTCGTGACGCTCGGCGTCAAGCGCGGCATGCCCATGAAAGTTTTCGAGCAGGACGGCCGTTATGAAAACAACGCCGTGCCGGTGCGCGGCAATGTGCATGAAATGGTGAAGCTCGAGCGGGGAACTCAAGCATGA
- a CDS encoding slipin family protein: MMNYISGLLFTVLLIVGLFVMNIVWQTDPLMATWVGMAWLFGDIVIASGIQLAAQWEKGVVFRLGKFSSIKGPGLFFIIPLIDQVKLLDMRVLAMDIPAQQVITKDNVPVKINGVLFFKVDDPANAIIKVQDYRTAISQYAQTSLRDVVGQMTLDQLLVEREQIGKAIEETVEKDTQDWGLEVTGIRMQDIDMPEELKKMMSRQASAEREKRATITKAEGDKEAALNLAAAARTMAESPGAMQLRTLQSIDGLGPTASNTVVIAVPVNIMDAVDQLGQFIKKKQ; encoded by the coding sequence ATGATGAACTACATTTCGGGACTTCTTTTCACGGTTTTGCTGATCGTCGGACTGTTCGTGATGAACATTGTCTGGCAAACCGACCCGCTCATGGCGACCTGGGTGGGCATGGCCTGGCTTTTCGGCGACATCGTCATCGCTTCCGGCATCCAGCTCGCGGCCCAGTGGGAAAAAGGCGTGGTGTTCCGGCTCGGAAAATTCAGCAGCATCAAGGGCCCGGGCCTTTTCTTCATCATCCCGCTCATCGACCAGGTCAAGCTGCTCGACATGCGCGTGCTTGCGATGGACATTCCCGCGCAGCAGGTGATCACCAAAGACAACGTGCCCGTCAAAATCAACGGCGTGCTCTTCTTCAAGGTCGACGATCCCGCGAACGCGATCATCAAAGTGCAGGACTACCGGACCGCGATCTCGCAATACGCGCAGACTTCACTGCGCGACGTGGTGGGACAGATGACGCTCGACCAGCTTCTCGTCGAGCGCGAGCAGATCGGCAAGGCGATCGAGGAGACCGTGGAAAAAGATACCCAGGACTGGGGCCTTGAAGTCACGGGCATCCGCATGCAGGACATCGACATGCCCGAAGAGCTGAAGAAGATGATGTCGCGCCAGGCGTCGGCTGAGCGCGAGAAACGCGCCACGATCACCAAAGCCGAGGGCGACAAGGAAGCGGCGCTCAACCTCGCGGCCGCGGCCCGCACCATGGCCGAAAGCCCGGGCGCCATGCAGCTCCGCACCCTGCAGTCGATCGACGGACTCGGGCCCACGGCCTCCAATACGGTCGTGATCGCGGTGCCGGTCAACATCATGGATGCCGTGGACCAGCTCGGCCAGTTCATCAAGAAAAAGCAATGA
- a CDS encoding CBS domain-containing protein: protein MSKEEPIIQKYMSCEPKTLEAGESVEAAEALMQKLKIRHLPVMKDGVLYGIVSDRDVKMALGLVGSSPQLLKLADICHEKPYQVPPDAKLHEVLDEMAGQHYGSALVVQNKKLVGIFTAIDACRAFSKVLQQRFHEH from the coding sequence ATGAGCAAAGAAGAGCCCATCATTCAAAAATACATGTCGTGTGAGCCCAAGACCCTAGAAGCGGGAGAATCGGTCGAGGCGGCCGAAGCCCTGATGCAGAAATTGAAGATCCGCCATCTGCCGGTCATGAAAGACGGCGTTTTGTACGGCATCGTGTCCGACCGCGATGTGAAAATGGCGCTCGGCCTCGTGGGCTCGAGCCCCCAGCTTCTCAAGCTTGCGGACATCTGCCATGAAAAACCTTATCAAGTTCCGCCGGACGCCAAGCTCCACGAAGTGCTCGACGAAATGGCCGGGCAGCATTATGGCTCGGCGCTCGTGGTGCAGAACAAGAAGCTCGTCGGTATTTTTACGGCCATCGATGCCTGCCGCGCCTTTTCCAAGGTCCTGCAGCAGCGCTTCCACGAACATTGA
- a CDS encoding glucose 1-dehydrogenase, whose amino-acid sequence MSERETSGWDTKTALVTGAAGGIGRAAALAFAARGAKVVAVDVDAEGGEQTASGIRAQGGEAVFVRADVSKAADVQRMVEETTQAYGRLDFAFNNAGIEGRRVKTAEYTEEEWDRVLGVNLKGVWLCMKYEIPAMTRGGGGAIVNTASVAGLTGLKRSAPYAVTKHGIIGLTKTAALEYFKSGIRINAICPGMIETRMLDRAVAGKAGDGSDAITRLYQKFKKRFSYSLIKKDLPSGRFGKAEEAAAAAVWLCSDQASFITGHALVVDGGYLAR is encoded by the coding sequence ATGAGCGAGCGGGAAACAAGCGGATGGGATACTAAAACGGCTCTCGTCACAGGAGCGGCGGGTGGCATCGGCCGCGCGGCGGCGCTTGCCTTCGCGGCGCGCGGCGCCAAAGTCGTGGCCGTCGACGTGGACGCGGAAGGCGGGGAGCAAACCGCTTCCGGCATCCGCGCGCAGGGCGGCGAGGCTGTTTTCGTCCGCGCGGACGTTTCCAAAGCCGCGGATGTCCAGCGCATGGTCGAGGAAACGACCCAAGCCTACGGACGTCTGGATTTTGCGTTCAACAACGCGGGCATCGAAGGCCGGCGCGTGAAGACCGCGGAGTACACGGAAGAAGAATGGGACCGCGTGCTCGGCGTGAATCTCAAAGGCGTGTGGCTTTGCATGAAGTACGAAATTCCGGCCATGACGCGCGGCGGCGGAGGCGCGATCGTGAACACGGCGTCCGTCGCGGGCCTCACGGGCCTCAAGCGTTCGGCCCCGTACGCCGTGACCAAGCACGGCATCATCGGCCTGACGAAAACCGCGGCACTGGAATACTTCAAGTCCGGCATCCGCATCAATGCGATCTGCCCGGGCATGATCGAGACGCGCATGCTGGACAGGGCCGTCGCGGGAAAAGCGGGCGACGGCTCCGACGCCATCACCCGGCTTTACCAGAAATTCAAGAAACGCTTTTCTTATTCCCTCATCAAGAAAGACCTGCCCTCAGGCCGCTTCGGCAAGGCCGAAGAAGCGGCCGCGGCCGCGGTCTGGCTGTGCTCGGACCAGGCTTCCTTTATAACGGGGCATGCCCTGGTCGTCGACGGCGGCTATCTCGCCCGCTAG
- a CDS encoding class I SAM-dependent methyltransferase has translation MKFLFELILRSYLQDHRCRRVCEIGAGEGAVTDALLRIPALKEIVVMDPCLVHDLEKKYAGNSRVELRRGTSLEMLAALGAKDAFDAIMVDGDHNWYTVYHELSLIRERGLLADSGALFFHDTSWPYGRRDRYYAPAAVPEAFRHPFERQGVVRGRSALSPEGMNPRAFHAVHEGGPRNGVMTAIEDYQKEAGHPFWQASFNPQFGLCALVPKKGVGNFCRLWEIRARFMKAGIFGRETSPPKADPAPEKNLEECRTF, from the coding sequence ATGAAATTCCTTTTCGAGCTCATCCTCCGTTCTTATCTGCAGGACCACCGCTGCCGCCGTGTCTGCGAGATCGGCGCGGGCGAAGGCGCCGTGACCGATGCTCTGCTCCGGATTCCCGCGCTCAAAGAAATCGTCGTGATGGACCCTTGCCTTGTCCACGATCTGGAAAAAAAATACGCGGGAAATTCGCGCGTGGAGCTGCGCCGCGGCACGAGCCTTGAAATGCTGGCGGCTCTCGGCGCGAAGGACGCGTTCGACGCGATCATGGTCGACGGCGACCACAACTGGTACACGGTCTATCATGAACTTTCCCTGATCCGCGAGCGGGGCCTTCTTGCGGATTCCGGCGCGCTTTTTTTTCATGACACGTCCTGGCCGTACGGAAGGCGCGACCGCTATTACGCTCCCGCCGCCGTGCCCGAAGCGTTCCGCCATCCTTTCGAGCGCCAGGGCGTCGTGCGCGGCAGGAGCGCGCTCAGTCCGGAAGGAATGAACCCGCGGGCCTTCCATGCCGTTCATGAAGGCGGCCCGCGCAACGGCGTCATGACTGCCATCGAAGATTACCAGAAAGAGGCGGGGCATCCGTTCTGGCAGGCTTCTTTCAATCCTCAATTCGGACTTTGCGCGCTGGTTCCCAAAAAAGGCGTGGGGAATTTTTGCCGCCTCTGGGAAATCCGCGCGCGTTTCATGAAGGCCGGGATCTTCGGACGGGAAACCTCGCCGCCGAAAGCGGATCCCGCGCCGGAAAAAAATCTCGAGGAATGCCGGACCTTTTAG